The Burkholderiales bacterium genome has a window encoding:
- a CDS encoding zinc-finger domain-containing protein has translation MSEPVSNSQRHIEVTAADLPLHCPMPSMILWNAHPRVYLPIQKTGEALCPYCGTKYTLVGGAAAGGH, from the coding sequence ATGTCCGAGCCTGTCTCCAACAGCCAGCGCCACATCGAAGTCACCGCGGCCGACCTGCCGCTGCACTGCCCGATGCCGTCGATGATCCTCTGGAACGCGCACCCGCGCGTCTATCTGCCGATCCAGAAGACGGGCGAAGCGCTGTGCCCGTATTGCGGGACGAAGTACACGCTCGTCGGCGGGGCGGCGGCCGGCGGTCACTGA
- a CDS encoding hydrolase: MNGSVEAYRAPWWLPGGHLQTLYAALLAPRPRVAYRRERWDTPDGDFVDVDWVDGPATAPLVALFHGLEGGSTSPYAHALMAHLRALGWRGAVVHFRGCSGEPNRLARAYHSGDSAEIAWMVRRLREHAATVYATGVSLGGNALLKWLGERGADASKLVSAAAAVCAPLDLMAAGDALGRGFNRVYSRHFLSTLKKKSLAKLAHFPELYDATLVRSARTLRAFDNVVTAPLHGFRDTDDYWTRASSKPWLARIAVPTLLVNARNDPFMPERALPGAGQVSSHVTREFPSDGGHVGFVTGPFPGRLDWLPRRIIDFLLQHTPR, translated from the coding sequence GTGAACGGGTCGGTCGAGGCCTACCGGGCGCCGTGGTGGCTGCCCGGCGGTCATCTGCAAACCCTGTACGCCGCGCTGCTGGCGCCGCGCCCGCGTGTCGCTTATCGGCGCGAGCGCTGGGACACGCCCGACGGCGACTTCGTCGACGTCGACTGGGTCGACGGCCCGGCGACGGCGCCGCTCGTCGCGCTCTTTCACGGCCTCGAAGGCGGCTCCACCAGCCCTTACGCACATGCGCTGATGGCTCACCTGCGAGCTCTCGGCTGGCGCGGCGCAGTCGTGCACTTCCGCGGCTGCAGCGGCGAGCCCAATCGCCTTGCGCGCGCCTACCACTCCGGCGACAGCGCGGAGATCGCCTGGATGGTGAGGCGGCTGCGCGAGCACGCCGCGACCGTGTACGCGACCGGCGTCTCGCTGGGCGGCAACGCGTTGCTCAAGTGGCTGGGCGAGCGGGGCGCCGACGCATCGAAGCTCGTCAGCGCCGCCGCCGCGGTCTGTGCGCCGCTCGACCTCATGGCGGCGGGCGACGCGCTCGGCCGCGGCTTCAACCGCGTCTACAGCCGTCACTTCCTGTCGACGCTCAAGAAGAAGTCGCTCGCGAAGCTCGCGCACTTCCCTGAGCTCTACGATGCGACGCTGGTGCGCTCCGCCCGCACCTTGCGCGCCTTCGACAACGTCGTGACCGCGCCGTTGCACGGCTTCCGGGACACCGACGACTACTGGACCCGTGCCAGCAGCAAGCCGTGGCTTGCGCGCATCGCGGTGCCGACGCTGCTGGTCAACGCGCGCAACGATCCTTTCATGCCCGAGCGTGCGCTACCGGGCGCCGGCCAAGTATCGTCGCACGTCACGCGGGAATTCCCCAGCGACGGCGGCCACGTCGGCTTCGTCACCGGCCCTTTCCCCGGGCGCCTCGACTGGCTGCCGCGGCGTATCATCGACTTTCTCCTGCAACACACCCCAAGGTAG
- a CDS encoding branched-chain amino acid transaminase has protein sequence MSMADRDGHIWYDGKLVPWRDANTHVLTHSLHYGLAVFEGVRAYKTTAGTAIFRLKEHTERLFNSAHIYMMKIPYTREQIMDAQKEVVRANKLEECYIRPIAFYGSEKIGVSPKGASVHVAIAAWPWGAYLGAEAIEKGIRVKTSSFARHHVNVSMCRAKYSGTYANSILANLEATEHGYDEGLLLDVDGFVAEGSGENLFMVKNGCLFEPELTSALVGITRESVISLAAEMGLKVMPRRITRDDLYIADEAFFTGTAAEVTPIREVDGRVIGEGKRGPITARIQKAFFDAVTGKSENRREWLSPVAA, from the coding sequence ATGTCGATGGCGGACCGCGACGGTCACATCTGGTACGACGGCAAGCTCGTGCCCTGGCGTGACGCGAACACCCACGTGCTCACGCACTCCCTGCACTACGGGCTCGCGGTGTTCGAAGGCGTACGCGCCTACAAGACCACCGCCGGCACCGCCATCTTCCGTCTGAAGGAGCACACCGAGCGCCTCTTCAACTCCGCGCACATCTACATGATGAAGATCCCGTACACGCGCGAGCAGATCATGGACGCACAGAAGGAAGTCGTGCGCGCGAACAAGCTCGAGGAGTGCTACATCCGGCCGATCGCGTTCTACGGCTCGGAGAAGATCGGCGTCTCGCCCAAGGGCGCGAGCGTGCACGTCGCGATCGCGGCGTGGCCGTGGGGCGCCTACCTCGGCGCCGAAGCGATCGAGAAAGGCATCCGCGTGAAGACCTCGTCGTTTGCCCGCCACCACGTGAACGTGTCGATGTGCCGCGCCAAGTACTCGGGCACCTACGCCAACTCGATCCTGGCCAACCTCGAGGCGACCGAGCACGGCTACGACGAGGGCCTGCTGCTCGACGTCGACGGCTTCGTCGCCGAAGGCTCGGGCGAGAACCTCTTCATGGTGAAGAACGGCTGTCTCTTCGAGCCGGAGCTCACCAGCGCGCTGGTCGGCATCACGCGCGAATCGGTGATCTCGCTCGCGGCCGAGATGGGGCTGAAAGTGATGCCGCGCCGGATCACGCGCGACGACCTCTACATCGCCGACGAAGCGTTCTTCACCGGTACCGCCGCCGAAGTGACGCCGATCCGCGAGGTCGACGGCCGAGTCATCGGCGAAGGCAAGCGCGGCCCGATCACTGCGCGGATTCAGAAAGCGTTCTTCGACGCGGTGACCGGCAAGTCGGAGAACCGCCGCGAGTGGCTGAGCCCGGTTGCCGCCTGA
- a CDS encoding putative Ig domain-containing protein, whose product MAARKKSAPKKVSKKKAAKRKAAPKKKSAAKKRATFKKKAVRRPVAKKKGAARRPAAKKKAPAGRKAPAKKAAGLLDRIAAVFRPAANAPLTFITESLPQFTVGRAKKVSIEASGGQPPYAFALVQGTLPPNLQLNAKGTLFGTVQSADDDTTIFVEVRDSARPPAQLTQAFDLQIEPA is encoded by the coding sequence ATGGCCGCGAGAAAGAAGTCCGCTCCGAAGAAGGTGTCGAAGAAGAAGGCTGCGAAGAGGAAAGCTGCACCGAAGAAGAAAAGCGCGGCGAAGAAGCGGGCCACGTTCAAGAAAAAGGCGGTTCGCAGGCCCGTAGCGAAGAAAAAGGGCGCCGCGCGCAGGCCCGCGGCGAAGAAGAAAGCACCCGCCGGCAGGAAAGCGCCGGCGAAGAAAGCGGCCGGCCTCCTCGACAGGATCGCCGCCGTCTTCAGGCCGGCTGCGAACGCGCCGCTCACGTTCATCACCGAGAGCCTCCCGCAGTTCACGGTCGGCAGGGCGAAGAAGGTGAGCATCGAGGCGAGCGGCGGCCAGCCGCCGTATGCCTTCGCGCTGGTGCAGGGGACGTTGCCGCCGAACCTTCAGCTCAACGCCAAAGGCACCCTGTTCGGCACCGTTCAGAGCGCCGACGACGACACGACCATCTTCGTCGAGGTGAGGGACAGCGCGCGTCCGCCGGCGCAACTCACGCAGGCTTTCGATCTGCAGATCGAGCCCGCCTGA
- a CDS encoding amidohydrolase family protein, whose protein sequence is MNEPAEERDCPPPVKATTPQQRLPEGTVDCHCHVFEDPARYPLAAGRSYTPPLCTLDDYVAMCHTLGITRTVQVNASVYGFDNSVTLDVIAKLGQDKARGVAGIAPDATAEHIAKLHEGGFRGMRLSTRVKGYGGMDSIEPMASMIAPFGWHLQLHCGASRELAEIEARLMKLEVPIVFDHLGSTRGDEGVGSPGFQAMLRVLKNRDDAWVKISSFYRRSDAGPPGYDDMKPLAQALVDARPDRCVWGSNWPHPECNVTMPDDGKLVDVFCEWVTDETVRQQILVANPTRLYGFDKA, encoded by the coding sequence ATGAACGAGCCCGCTGAAGAGCGCGACTGCCCGCCGCCCGTCAAAGCGACGACACCGCAGCAGCGCCTCCCCGAAGGCACCGTCGACTGCCACTGCCACGTCTTCGAAGACCCGGCGCGCTATCCGCTCGCCGCCGGCCGCAGCTATACGCCGCCGCTGTGCACCCTCGACGATTACGTCGCGATGTGCCACACGCTCGGCATCACGCGCACCGTGCAGGTGAACGCGAGCGTCTACGGTTTCGACAACTCGGTGACTCTGGACGTTATCGCCAAACTGGGCCAGGACAAGGCGCGCGGCGTCGCGGGGATCGCGCCCGACGCGACCGCGGAGCACATCGCGAAGCTGCACGAAGGCGGTTTTCGCGGCATGCGCCTCTCGACGCGCGTCAAAGGCTACGGCGGCATGGATTCGATCGAGCCGATGGCTTCGATGATCGCGCCGTTCGGCTGGCACCTCCAGCTCCACTGCGGCGCGAGCCGCGAGCTGGCCGAGATCGAAGCGCGGCTCATGAAGCTCGAAGTGCCGATCGTCTTCGACCATCTCGGCAGCACGCGCGGCGACGAGGGCGTAGGCTCGCCCGGCTTTCAGGCGATGCTGCGCGTGCTGAAGAACCGCGACGACGCGTGGGTGAAGATCTCGAGCTTCTACCGGCGCTCCGACGCCGGTCCGCCCGGCTACGACGACATGAAGCCGCTCGCGCAGGCGCTGGTCGACGCGCGGCCCGATCGCTGCGTGTGGGGCAGCAACTGGCCGCATCCTGAATGCAACGTCACCATGCCCGACGACGGCAAGCTCGTGGACGTGTTCTGCGAGTGGGTGACGGATGAAACGGTCCGACAGCAGATACTGGTGGCGAATCCCACGCGGCTGTATGGATTCGACAAGGCGTGA
- a CDS encoding nuclear transport factor 2 family protein produces the protein MKKTLFATPQDAEAAFYEAFMKHDLEAMMSVWADDDEVYCIHPQAPRVTGVAQVRESWRRIFANGQTLRFQVRQQHVFQAMMVSVHSVYEQIAVGEETRPSHCVLATNIYTRTERGWRMMAHHASPCPELPDSEPRRAKTLH, from the coding sequence GTGAAGAAGACGTTGTTTGCGACGCCGCAGGACGCGGAAGCCGCGTTCTACGAGGCCTTCATGAAGCACGACCTCGAAGCGATGATGTCGGTCTGGGCCGACGACGACGAGGTCTATTGCATCCATCCGCAAGCCCCGCGCGTGACCGGGGTCGCGCAGGTGCGCGAATCGTGGCGACGGATCTTCGCCAACGGCCAGACCCTGCGCTTCCAGGTGCGCCAGCAGCACGTCTTCCAGGCGATGATGGTCTCGGTCCACAGTGTGTACGAGCAGATCGCCGTCGGCGAAGAGACCCGCCCCAGCCACTGCGTGCTCGCCACCAACATCTACACTCGCACCGAGCGCGGCTGGCGGATGATGGCCCACCACGCATCTCCATGTCCCGAGCTCCCGGATAGCGAACCGAGGCGTGCCAAGACACTGCATTAA
- a CDS encoding acyl-CoA dehydrogenase family protein produces MMHFTERGLSEEQKMMRDTCRAFVNDFVTPFIRQSWQREWVMKPEDRLPAAILEKAHEIGIRTLAVPEEFGGTPIDPKEEVQTFAVIAEEIARGDSGLADKLVQIWKVSVLLRNVAPRHLQERWFPRIAEDPSFLLAHCLTEPRGASDRWLPYDVPEAMMHTRAELRNGKWVINGRKQFISNGYDAKLYVVYATTKPGAGMTKGTSSFLVPRDTPGLVVQRCNETMGGRFMNNGELVFEDMALPEDHLLVHDTALTKAGVYFRPGKIIQAAKNLGIGVAAFEKASEYVQTYIQGGRILIKHQAVACRLAEMATKLAAVRSLLREASAAVDAKSPDAEALCNMAKLFASEEVFKVCQHAMELHGGNGVMLDFGVEKLLRDAAVFLHMDGTTDISKFKIVKSLFPDTAGVYAGPEK; encoded by the coding sequence ATGATGCACTTCACGGAACGGGGCCTGTCCGAAGAGCAAAAGATGATGCGCGACACGTGCCGCGCGTTCGTCAACGATTTCGTCACGCCCTTCATACGCCAGAGCTGGCAGCGCGAGTGGGTGATGAAGCCCGAGGACCGCCTGCCGGCCGCCATCCTCGAGAAGGCGCACGAGATCGGCATACGCACCCTCGCCGTTCCCGAGGAGTTCGGCGGCACCCCGATCGATCCGAAGGAAGAAGTGCAGACGTTCGCGGTGATCGCGGAGGAGATCGCGCGCGGCGATTCGGGCCTCGCCGACAAGCTCGTGCAGATCTGGAAAGTGTCGGTGCTGCTGCGCAACGTGGCGCCTCGCCACCTCCAGGAGCGCTGGTTTCCGCGGATCGCGGAAGACCCCTCGTTCCTCCTGGCGCACTGTCTCACCGAGCCGCGCGGCGCCTCCGACCGCTGGCTGCCCTACGACGTGCCCGAAGCGATGATGCACACCCGCGCCGAGCTCAGGAACGGCAAGTGGGTGATCAACGGCCGCAAGCAGTTCATCAGCAATGGCTACGACGCGAAGCTCTACGTCGTCTACGCGACGACCAAGCCCGGCGCGGGGATGACCAAAGGCACGTCGAGCTTCCTCGTGCCGCGCGATACGCCCGGGCTCGTGGTGCAGCGCTGCAACGAGACCATGGGCGGGCGCTTCATGAACAACGGCGAGCTCGTCTTCGAGGACATGGCGTTACCCGAGGACCATCTGCTCGTGCACGACACCGCGCTCACCAAGGCCGGCGTCTATTTCCGGCCCGGCAAGATCATCCAGGCTGCGAAGAACCTCGGCATCGGCGTCGCCGCGTTCGAGAAGGCCTCGGAATACGTCCAGACCTACATCCAGGGCGGGCGCATCCTGATCAAGCACCAGGCGGTGGCGTGCCGGCTCGCCGAAATGGCGACCAAGCTCGCCGCGGTGCGTTCGCTCCTGCGCGAAGCCTCCGCCGCGGTCGACGCCAAGTCACCCGACGCCGAAGCGCTGTGCAACATGGCGAAGCTCTTCGCGTCCGAGGAAGTGTTCAAGGTCTGCCAGCACGCGATGGAGCTCCACGGCGGCAACGGCGTCATGCTCGACTTCGGCGTCGAAAAGCTCCTGCGCGACGCCGCGGTCTTCCTGCACATGGACGGCACGACGGATATATCCAAGTTCAAGATCGTGAAGTCTTTGTTCCCCGATACGGCGGGGGTTTATGCAGGACCTGAGAAGTGA
- a CDS encoding class II aldolase/adducin family protein, with protein MNAPAIKITKPVREQVSKEEWEARVNLAACYRLMAEFGMVEMVANHISVRVPGTHNEFLINPYGMLYEEMTASSMLKIDIDGNVLFNATDYGVNQAGFVIHSAIHKARPDVDCIIHTHTLAGMAVSAMKCGIMPIAQSSMRFTDIAYHDFEGVAIRLDEQARLCASLGNREAMVLRNHGLLTVAPSIPECFNNMYRLERACQLQVMALSCNTELSMPPSEVVQYTNEQMLPGTRRRFGLLEWPAMLRKLDRVNPGYDA; from the coding sequence ATGAACGCTCCTGCAATCAAGATCACCAAGCCGGTCCGCGAGCAGGTCAGCAAGGAAGAGTGGGAAGCCCGCGTCAACCTCGCCGCGTGCTATCGGCTGATGGCCGAGTTCGGCATGGTCGAGATGGTCGCGAATCACATCTCGGTGCGCGTGCCCGGCACGCACAACGAGTTCCTGATCAACCCGTACGGCATGCTGTACGAAGAGATGACCGCGTCGTCGATGCTGAAGATCGACATCGACGGCAACGTCCTCTTCAACGCCACCGATTACGGCGTCAATCAGGCGGGCTTCGTGATCCACAGCGCGATCCACAAAGCACGCCCGGATGTGGATTGCATCATCCACACGCACACCCTCGCGGGCATGGCGGTTTCCGCGATGAAGTGCGGGATCATGCCGATCGCGCAGTCGTCGATGCGCTTCACCGACATCGCGTACCACGACTTCGAAGGGGTGGCGATCCGCCTGGACGAGCAGGCGCGTCTCTGCGCGAGCCTCGGCAACCGCGAAGCGATGGTGCTGCGCAATCACGGGCTGCTGACGGTCGCACCGAGCATTCCCGAGTGCTTCAACAACATGTATCGCCTCGAGCGCGCGTGCCAGCTCCAGGTCATGGCGCTCTCGTGCAACACCGAGCTTTCGATGCCGCCCTCCGAAGTCGTGCAGTACACCAACGAGCAGATGCTGCCCGGCACCCGCCGCCGCTTCGGCCTGCTCGAGTGGCCGGCGATGCTGAGGAAGCTGGATCGCGTGAATCCGGGGTACGACGCGTAG
- a CDS encoding phosphomannomutase/phosphoglucomutase: MTGAVQGRPVPPEIFKAYDVRGIVKTALTPEVTEAIGRAIASEGRDRGVQAIVIGRDGRLSGPALAAALARGIQSAGVDVIDIGCVATPMTYFAAYELQTMSCVSVTGSHNPPEYNGLKIVLAGETLAGDAIQALKQRIETGKLATGSGTFRQEDIRERYLSRIVSDIKLARPVEIIVDCGNGVPGATAPELYRRLGCTVKELYCEVDGNFPNHHPDPSHVENLDDLIATLKSEGEIGFAFDGDGDRLGVVTRSGKIIFPDRQLMLFAADVLSRNPGAEIIYDVKSTRNLDAWIRARGGKPLMWKTGHSFIKAKLRETGAPLAGEMSGHTFFKERWYGFDDAMYAGARLLEILSREKDVSAVLEGLPDAVNTPELQLKTAEGENYALIERLRQTAKFEGAKEVITIDGVRVEYPDGFGLARPSNTTPVIVLRFEADTAAALARIQQDFKRQLLALKPDAQLPF; this comes from the coding sequence ATGACTGGAGCTGTTCAGGGCCGGCCGGTCCCGCCCGAGATATTCAAGGCGTACGACGTCCGCGGCATCGTGAAGACCGCGCTCACGCCCGAGGTCACCGAAGCGATCGGCCGGGCGATCGCCTCGGAAGGACGCGATCGCGGCGTGCAGGCGATCGTGATCGGACGCGACGGCCGCCTGTCCGGCCCCGCGCTCGCGGCCGCCCTCGCGCGCGGCATCCAGTCGGCCGGCGTCGACGTGATCGACATCGGCTGCGTCGCGACGCCGATGACCTACTTCGCGGCCTACGAGCTGCAGACGATGTCGTGCGTGTCGGTGACCGGCTCGCACAACCCGCCCGAGTACAACGGGCTCAAGATCGTGCTCGCCGGCGAGACGCTGGCGGGCGACGCGATCCAGGCGCTGAAACAGCGCATCGAGACCGGCAAGCTCGCGACCGGCAGCGGCACGTTCAGGCAGGAGGACATCCGCGAGCGCTACCTCTCGCGCATCGTCTCCGATATCAAGCTCGCGCGGCCGGTCGAGATCATCGTCGACTGCGGCAACGGCGTTCCCGGGGCGACCGCGCCCGAGCTCTATCGCAGGCTGGGCTGCACGGTGAAAGAGCTGTACTGCGAGGTCGACGGCAACTTTCCCAACCACCATCCCGACCCGTCGCACGTCGAGAATCTCGACGACCTCATCGCGACCCTGAAGAGCGAAGGCGAGATCGGCTTCGCCTTCGACGGCGACGGCGACCGGCTCGGCGTCGTGACCAGGAGCGGCAAGATCATCTTCCCCGACCGCCAGCTCATGCTGTTCGCGGCCGACGTGCTCTCGCGCAATCCGGGCGCCGAGATCATCTACGACGTCAAATCAACCCGCAATCTCGACGCGTGGATACGCGCGCGCGGCGGCAAGCCGCTCATGTGGAAGACCGGGCATTCCTTCATCAAGGCGAAGCTGCGCGAGACCGGCGCGCCGCTCGCGGGTGAGATGAGCGGCCACACCTTCTTCAAGGAGCGCTGGTACGGCTTCGACGACGCGATGTACGCGGGCGCGCGGCTGCTCGAGATCCTGTCGCGCGAGAAGGACGTGAGCGCGGTGCTGGAAGGCCTGCCCGACGCGGTCAACACGCCCGAGCTCCAGCTGAAGACCGCCGAAGGCGAGAACTACGCGCTGATCGAGCGGCTCAGGCAGACCGCGAAGTTCGAAGGCGCGAAGGAGGTCATCACGATCGACGGCGTGCGCGTCGAATATCCGGACGGCTTCGGACTCGCACGCCCTTCGAACACCACGCCGGTGATCGTGCTGCGCTTCGAAGCGGACACCGCCGCGGCGCTCGCGCGCATCCAGCAGGACTTCAAGCGCCAGCTGCTCGCGCTCAAGCCGGACGCGCAGCTCCCCTTCTGA
- the waaF gene encoding lipopolysaccharide heptosyltransferase II, with amino-acid sequence MKILVVGPSWIGDTLLAQPLFTLLRRRHRDLTLDVLAPPWTFPLVARMPEVRRAIANPFQHGEFRFLERRRLGRELRTERYDQAIVLPNTLKSAFVPFFGRIPKRTGYRGEMRWLVLNDLRLLDEDAVPLMAQRYAALGLDHGVPLPADLPQPHLTIDEQQRLSTLASLGLDNTRRAVALCPGAEYGPAKRWPPSYFAELARQLKSEGDDVWLVGSNKDQPIGEDIVRLSGGACVNLCGRTSLDQAIDVLASVRLAVANDSGLMHVAAAVGTPLLAIYGSSTPAHTPPMSPLAQVLKIDIECSPCFERTCPLGHFNCMMHLKPERVLALARQEVTGEPVTGTTVTDKAVTKNP; translated from the coding sequence ATGAAAATCCTCGTCGTCGGTCCTTCGTGGATCGGCGACACGCTGCTCGCGCAGCCGCTCTTCACCCTGCTCCGCCGGCGCCACCGCGACCTCACCCTCGACGTGCTCGCGCCGCCGTGGACGTTTCCGCTGGTCGCGCGCATGCCGGAGGTGCGGCGCGCGATCGCGAATCCTTTCCAGCACGGAGAGTTCAGGTTCCTCGAACGCCGCCGCCTCGGCCGCGAGCTGCGGACCGAGCGCTACGATCAGGCGATCGTGCTGCCGAACACGTTGAAGTCGGCGTTCGTGCCGTTCTTCGGGCGCATCCCGAAGCGCACCGGCTATCGCGGGGAGATGCGCTGGCTCGTGCTCAACGACCTGCGCCTGCTCGACGAAGACGCGGTGCCGCTGATGGCGCAGCGCTACGCCGCGCTCGGGCTCGACCACGGCGTGCCGCTGCCCGCCGATCTGCCGCAACCGCATCTCACGATCGACGAGCAGCAGCGCCTGTCGACGCTCGCCTCACTGGGCCTGGATAACACCCGGCGCGCGGTGGCGCTCTGCCCCGGCGCCGAATACGGACCGGCCAAGCGCTGGCCGCCTTCGTACTTCGCGGAGCTCGCGCGGCAGTTGAAGAGCGAAGGCGACGACGTGTGGCTGGTCGGATCGAACAAGGACCAGCCGATCGGCGAAGACATCGTGAGGCTCTCCGGCGGCGCGTGCGTGAACCTCTGCGGCCGCACTTCGCTGGACCAGGCGATCGACGTGCTCGCCTCGGTGCGCCTCGCGGTCGCGAACGATTCGGGCCTGATGCACGTCGCCGCCGCCGTGGGCACCCCGCTCCTCGCGATCTACGGCTCGAGCACTCCCGCCCACACCCCCCCGATGTCGCCGCTCGCGCAGGTGCTCAAGATCGACATCGAATGCAGCCCGTGCTTCGAGCGGACGTGCCCGCTGGGACACTTCAACTGCATGATGCATTTGAAGCCGGAGCGCGTGCTCGCGCTGGCGCGGCAAGAAGTGACGGGTGAACCGGTGACGGGTACGACGGTGACGGATAAGGCGGTGACGAAAAACCCGTGA
- the tcuA gene encoding FAD-dependent tricarballylate dehydrogenase TcuA — MSTTEFGNPDVIVVGAGNAACCAALAARENGASVIILEAAPVDDSGGNSRYTGGLMRVVYNNVDDVAQLIPDLTEEEKKTHDYGSYTADEYFDDMGRITQYMSDPDLTEILITRSFDTLVWLVKKGVRFQPSYGRQSYKVEGGKYKFWGGLVAETWGGGAGLVDNEHKACEREGIKIFYETPALSLLTDDSGKVVGVKAKSNGKTVDIKAKAVVLACGGFESNAEMRARYLGPGWDLAKVRGTRYNQGAGIKMALDIGALPYGHWSGCHAVGWDRNAPPFGDVNVGDQFQKHSYPWGIMINANGERFVDEGADFRNYTYAKYGRVILNQPGMFAWQVFDNKLIPNLRDEYRIKQVTKVRANTLEELVQKMEGVNPERALQTIKEFNAAVQKDKPFNMAIKDGRRTQGLAIDKTNWANTYDEPPYEAYAVTCGVTFSFGGLKISNEAEVEDTGGKPIPGLFAAGELVGGIFYHNYPGGTGLTSGCVFGKIAGTTAAQYVKG; from the coding sequence ATGAGCACCACCGAATTTGGCAATCCCGATGTGATCGTCGTCGGCGCCGGCAACGCCGCGTGCTGCGCCGCGCTGGCCGCGCGTGAGAACGGCGCCAGCGTGATCATCCTCGAAGCCGCGCCGGTCGACGATTCGGGCGGCAACAGCCGTTACACCGGCGGCCTGATGCGCGTCGTGTACAACAACGTCGACGACGTCGCGCAGCTCATCCCCGACCTCACCGAGGAAGAGAAGAAGACCCACGATTACGGGAGCTACACCGCCGACGAATACTTCGACGACATGGGCCGCATCACCCAGTACATGTCCGATCCCGATCTCACCGAGATCCTGATCACCCGGAGCTTCGACACCCTGGTGTGGCTGGTGAAGAAAGGCGTGCGCTTCCAGCCTTCCTACGGCCGCCAGTCGTACAAGGTCGAAGGCGGCAAGTACAAGTTCTGGGGCGGTCTCGTCGCCGAGACGTGGGGCGGCGGCGCCGGCCTCGTCGACAACGAGCACAAGGCGTGCGAGCGCGAAGGCATCAAGATCTTCTACGAGACGCCAGCGCTCTCGCTCCTGACCGACGACAGCGGCAAGGTCGTGGGCGTCAAGGCGAAGAGCAACGGGAAGACCGTCGACATCAAGGCGAAAGCGGTCGTTCTCGCGTGCGGCGGTTTCGAATCGAACGCCGAGATGCGCGCGCGCTACCTCGGCCCGGGCTGGGACCTCGCGAAAGTGCGCGGCACCCGCTACAACCAGGGCGCGGGCATCAAGATGGCGCTGGACATCGGCGCGCTGCCGTACGGCCACTGGTCGGGCTGCCACGCGGTGGGCTGGGACCGCAACGCGCCGCCGTTCGGCGACGTCAACGTCGGCGACCAGTTCCAGAAGCACAGCTACCCGTGGGGCATCATGATCAACGCCAACGGCGAGCGCTTCGTCGACGAAGGCGCCGACTTCCGCAACTACACCTACGCCAAATACGGCCGCGTCATCCTCAACCAGCCCGGCATGTTCGCGTGGCAGGTGTTCGACAACAAGCTCATCCCGAACCTGCGCGACGAGTACCGCATCAAGCAGGTCACCAAGGTGCGCGCGAACACGCTCGAAGAGCTGGTGCAGAAGATGGAAGGCGTCAACCCCGAGCGCGCGCTGCAGACGATCAAGGAGTTCAACGCGGCGGTGCAGAAGGACAAGCCGTTCAACATGGCGATCAAGGACGGCCGACGCACCCAGGGTCTCGCGATCGACAAGACCAACTGGGCGAACACCTACGACGAGCCGCCGTACGAAGCGTACGCGGTCACGTGCGGGGTGACCTTCAGCTTCGGCGGCCTGAAGATCTCGAACGAAGCCGAAGTCGAGGACACCGGCGGCAAGCCGATCCCGGGCCTCTTCGCCGCGGGCGAGCTCGTCGGCGGCATCTTCTATCACAACTATCCCGGCGGCACCGGCCTCACCTCGGGCTGCGTCTTCGGCAAGATCGCGGGCACGACCGCCGCGCAATACGTGAAAGGCTGA